The region GCGTCGAGGCGGTCGACGAACGGAGCGCGTTGCATGGCTGTGTGTGGGGTTGGGTGTGGTTTGTAGCTCCCGACTGATTCTTCTGGGTTTTTGCATGTGGTTGATTGGAAGTCGCGATCAGGAACGCTTCGGTGACTGCCAACGGGACCGCGTAGTTCCCATGACCCATGCGACCGCAGGATGCCGGACACGAGGTCCGGCACAGCATTTTGTCCCCACTGCTCGCGGGTCGTTCCTCCCCGCTCGCGTTCCCGTGGCGAGCACGCGCTACCACCGCCACCGCTGTCGGCTGTGGCGCGATACGTGAGCCCCTCGGTGGGCGAACCAGCGCGAGGGACGAACGACGGAGCGCCAGCGGAGGAGTGAGTCGGCTGGGGAGGCACGTGGCCGCAGTGCGGTGCGGTCCTCATTGGTCATGGGAACTCCGGGTCGTCGTGCTGCTCGCGGTAGCTGAAGCGATGACTCTCACGAGTCTCGAATCAAAACGTGTCCAACTGACTCCGAAGAACGCTAATTCGAATCAGCATGCGAGTAGACGAACTCCTTCACCAACTTCCCCGCCAGCGCCGCCGCCTGCCCGTCGTCGCGGTCGTTCACCTCAACCGCATCACACCCAACCGCATGAGGGGCCACGGCTCGAACCACATCCCGCATCTCCCGGGAGGAGAGCCCAAAGGGCTCCATCGTTCCGGTCCCGGGCGCAACCGACGGGTCCGCCCCGTCGATATCGATGGAGAGGTACACATCTTCGCCCTCGAAATCGGGCTCCCACGCAGCCACGTCTTCGGGGGGGACCACTGTCACGTCAGCTTCTTCGGCGCGCTCCCACTCCTCCGGCGAGCCGGTTCGGCCGCCGAGCACCACCAGCCTGTCGGCGGTGCCGTCGACGCTCCCCAGTGCAGCGCCCTCGGGGTCGCCGTCGAGCGCGCGACGACAGACCGAGGCGTGGCTCCACGGATTGCCGTCGTACTCGTCTCGGAGGTCCAGATGGGCGTCGAGCGTGACCAACACGTCGGGGTCCGTCGCGCGAACGCCCGCGGCGGTGACAGTGTGCTCGCCACCCAGTGTGAGAGGGACAGCGCCGTCGCGGACGGCGTCTACGAGGGTGCCGCCGAGATAGTCGAGATAGTCCGGGGCGTCGTCCCACGCGCGGCAGTCAGCCGCGTCGTGGACCCTCAGGTCCGAGAAGAACAGGCCTGTTCGGTGGTCGTAGTCGTCGTACGTCTGGGTGAACCGCCGGATGCGGTCCGGCCCGAATCGGGTTCCCGGCTGGAACGTCGTCGAGATGTCGAGCGGGGCGCCGACCAGGACGTAGTCGGCGTGCTCGCGGTCGGCGACGGCGCCGGGGAACCCCATCAGACGATTTTGCGCTGGCCTTCGTATTCGAGATACTCGATCTCGTCGTCGGGGGCGAGCTCCTCGTCACCGGGGATGCGCATCGTGAACGTCTCGAAGGTGTCGAGGTCCATGACCTGTGCGTCGTTGCCGTCGACGGAGACGACCTGGCCACCCTTCCGCTCGACGATGGGGACCCAGACCTTCGCGTCGACGGGCTGAGAGAGGCTGCGCTTCTGGTCGTCGAAGACACCTTCGCCCTCGATACGGGCTTTCGCGCTGCCGTGTTTGCCGGGTTTCGCTGTACTGTAGGCGTTGATCTTACACGGCGTCTCCTCCATCATGACGTAGCTCCCTTCCTGCAGTTCGCGGACCTGCTTCTGCTCTTTCGACATACCAGCGAATTCCCGGCTTAGTCGTATAAACCGTTTGGAACGGCTCGGCGCTCTGCGTTCGACCACCGTGGAACCGGAACAATTGACGCGAGTGCCCAGCACGAATGGCCCGGATAACAAGACATTACTTCCCTCCACGAAAGCTCAACCCATGGCCCTACGGCAGCCACCGCTCGCTTCGGTCCACGCGGACCGGGGGGCGGGGTTCACCGACTTCGGCGGCTGGGAGATGCCCGTGGAGTTCGACTCCATCCGGGCCGAACACACCGCCGTCCGCGAGGCCGCCGGCATCTTCGACGTCTCTCACATGGGAGAGATTCGCGTCGAGGGGCCGGACGCGGCTACCCTGATGCAACGACTCACGACCAACGACGTGTCGGCGCTCGACCCAGGTGACTCTCAGTACGCCTGCATCACCACCGAGGAGGGCGTCATCCTCGACGACACCGTCGTCTACCGACTTCCGTCCGATGACGACCCGGACCGAACAGGCGGGTCAGGCAGTGAGGACCCCTCGTTCCTCTTCATCCCCAACGCGGGCCACGACGAGGAGATGGTCCAGCGCTGGACGACCTACCGCGACGACCACGACCTCGACGCGGCTGTCGAGAACGTCACCGAGGAGTGGGCGATGTTCGCAGTGCAGGGTCCCGAGGCACCCGAACTGGTCGACGACGCGGCGAGCGTCGACGGCGGGAGCGCGACGGACCTCTCGAAGTTCGAGGCCACCTGGGCCGACGTTTCGGGAAGCGAGTGCTGGGTGGCCCGCACGGGCTACACCGGCGAGGACGGCTTCGAGGTGCTCTGTCCGTGGGACGCCGCCGAAGCGGTCTGGAGCGAGTTCGACTGCCAGCCCTGCGGGCTCGGCGCTCGCGACACGCTCCGGATGGAGTACGGCTTCCTCCTCTCTGGACAGGATTTCCACCCTGAGGAGAACCCCCGGACGCCCTACGAGGCCGGCGTGAGTTTCACCGTGAAACTCGACACCGATTTCGTCGGCCGTGACGCGCTGGCCGCCCAGAAGGAGCGCGGCGTCGAGGAGTCCTTCACCGGCATCAAACTACAGGAGCGCGGCGTCGCCCGCCACGGCTATGAGGTGACTCGCGACGGCGAGGTCGTCGGCGAGATCACCAGCGGGACGATGAGCCCGACGCTGGGCGAACCTATCGCACTGGGCTACCTGCCCAGCGAGTACACGGACGGCGACGAGGTCAACGTCGTCATCCGCGGCGACGAGAAACGCGCGACAGTCACCTCACCCCCCTTCATCAAATGAGCTTCGACGTACCCGACGACCGACGGTATCTGGAATCGCACGAATGGGTCACCGCCGACGAGCCGTTCCGCATCGGCATCTCGGATTTCGCCCAGGACGAACTCGGCGACGTGGTGTTCGTCGAACTGCCCGACGAAGGCGACACGCTCAGCCACGACGAGGCGTTCGGCGTCGTGGAGTCCATCAAGGCGGTTTCGGACCTCTACGCCCCGGTTTCGGGCGAAGTGGTCGCCGTCAACGACGACCTCCACGACCAGCCCGAACTGGTCAACGAGGACCCCTACGGTGACGGCTGGATGCTGGAAATCGAGCCCAGCGACGAAAGTGAGTTCGAGGAGCTGCTCGACGCCGACGGCTACGACGACCAGATCGCCTGAGCACCAGTTTTTTGCGTTCATTATGCAATTTCGCAGCGACGGCCAAGACAACGAACGCACCACGTGGATGCGTGGGGCGGTCTCGCCAGTACCCCCCGCAGGTCCCACGGGACTCCACACAAAGTTGTCCAACTCCCCCACATTGCGGTCCGGATGCGGCATGTCTTTGTGCCCCAAACTCTACGTTCAAACCATAGATGCACGGCGTTTCTCACCGTCACGGAGGACACCAATGAAGGACGGCAGCCCCTACGCGCCACACACAAACGACGAAACGGCGGCGATGCTCGACGCGGTGGGCGTCGCCGACGAGGAAACCCTGTTCGACATCCCTGAACCGGTCGCCTTCGACGGCGATTTCGGGATTGCGAGCCGGGGCGAGCACGAACTCCGGCGCGAACTCAGTGACCTGTTCGCGAACAACGACGACCTGACGGAGTTCCTTGGCCGCGGCCACTACGAACATTACGTCCCGAGCGTCGTCGACAGCCTCTCGAAGCGCTCTGAGTACCTTACCTCCTACACACAGTACCAGCCCGAGATTACGCAGGGGTTCCTGCAGGCGCTGTTCGAGTACCAGTCCATGCTCGTCGAACTGACGGGGCTGAGCATCGCCAACTGCTCGATGTACGACGCCGCCACCGCACTGGGCGAGGCGGCAATGCTGGCCAAGCGGGTCCGCTCGGTGGAGGGCGACACGCTACTCGTGCCGGACCTCCTCCGCGAAGGGAAGCGGTCGGTGCTCGAGAACTACGTCGACGGCTCCGAGCTCTCTATCGAGAGCTACCCAACCGACGGCGGGACCGTCGATATCGGCGCCCTCGAAGAGATCGTCGACGACGATACCCTGTTCGTCTACGCCGAGAACCCGACCCTCCGGGGCGCTATCGAGCCACAGCTCGAAGCCATCGGCGAACTTGCCGACGACGTGGGTGCGATGTTCTGTCTGGGCAGCGACCCCGTCGCACTCAGCGTGCTGCAAGAGCCAGCGAGCGTCGGCGCCGACGTGGTCGTCGGCGAAGCGGGCGTGCTCGGCCTCTCCACCGCCTACGGGATGGGCATGGGCATGTTCGCGTGCAAGGAGTCGCTCCTCCGGCAGGTGCCCGGCCGCCTCGTCGGCGCAAGCGAGGACGCCGCCGGGACGCGCGCCTACACCCTCACGCTCCAGACCCGCGAACAGCACATCCGCAAGCAGCGCGCCACCTCCAACATCTGTACCAATCAGGCGTGGGTGGCGCTCCGGGCGGCGATGCACGCCGCCTACCTCGGTGCTGACGGCCTCGTTGAGTTGGCCGAGGAGTGCGTCCGCCTGCCGAACGAACTGGCCGCCGACCTCGACGCCATCACCGGCGTCCGAGCCCCCGTCGACGACCAGCACCACTTCCGCGAGTTCGTCGTCGGCACCGACCAGCCCGCACAGGCCGTGGCTGACGACCTCGAGAAGGAAGGGTTCGCCGTCCACGTCGTGAACCGCCACGAACTGCAGGTCTGTATCACCGACGCCAACGCCCACGCGGCCGACGACCTCGTCGCCGCGTTCGAGGAGGTGGCAGCATGACTGAGAACGGTCCGGGCGGCGAGGAGAGCCCCACGGGACCAGACGGCGACCGCGAGCCCCGCACGTACGACCAGGCACGCTACGCCGTCAGTGCCGAGGAGAACGAGCCGCTGCTCTCGAAAAAGAAATCTGAGACCGTGGAGCCGGATGCGGGCCTCCCGGACGACCTGACGCGGGACGAACTCACCTTCCCGACCCCTTCCGAGCCGGAGCTTGCGCGCCACTACACCCGGCTCTCCCAGATGAACTGGTCCATCGAGTCCGGTCCCTACCCGCTGGGCTCCTGTACGATGAAGTACAACCCGCCGGTCACCGAGGACGTGGCCGCGGACCCGAACTCGCTGGTCCACCCCGACCGCTCCGCCGAGTCGATTCAGGGCAACCTCGAACTGCTTGCGGGGCTGCAGGACTACCTCGGCCGCATCGGCGGCATGGATGCGGTGACGCTCCAACCGCCGGCTGGCGCTGCAGGCGAGTTCACGGGCATCGCCGTCGCCCGCGCGTACCACCGCGCCAACGGCGAGGACCGGACCGAGGTCCTGATTCCGAGTTCCGCCCACGGCACCAACTTCGCGACGGCGGCGCTGGCGGGCTACGACGTGGTCGAACTCCCCTCTGCCGACGACGGCCGGGTGGATATGGAGGCACTCGAAGCCGCCGTCGGCGATGACACGGCGGCGCTGATGCTCACCAACCCCAACACCGTGGGGCTGTTCGAGCGCGATATCGAGGCCATCGCCGACATGGTCCACGACGCCGGCGGCCTGCTCTACTACGACGGTGCGAACCTCAATGCGCTGCTGGGGCGGGCCCGCCCGGGCGACATGGGCTTTGACATCATGCACTACAACGTCCACAAGACGTTCGCTACACCCCACGGCGGTGGCGGACCGGGTGCTGGCCCGGTCGGCGTGGTCGAGGAACTCGAGCCGTACCTACCCAACCCGCGCGTCGAGGAGACCGAGGACGGCTACGAACTAGTCGAGACCGAGGAGGCTATCGAGAACGTCCACGGCTACCAGGGCAACTGGCTCGTGCTGGTGAAGGCCTACGCCTACATCGCCCGACTGGGCGACGCCGGCCTCTCGGACGCGAGCGCGAAGGCCGTGCTGAACGCGAACTACCTCGCCGAACAGGTGGATCTGGAGGTGCCCTACGGTCCGTTCCACCACGAGTTCGCGGCGACGGTCGGCGACGAATCGGCCGCCGACGTGGCAAAGCGGATGCTCGACTTCGGCGTCCACCCGCCGACAACCAACTGGCCGGAGATGGTGCCCGAGGCGATGCTGACCGAACCAACAGAGGTCGAGAGCAAGGACTCACTCGACAATCTCGCGGCGGCGTTCAACAGCGCGATGGCCTCGACTACGGAAGAGCGCCACGACGCGCCGAGCCGCACGACTGCGCGGCGGATCGACCAGACCAGTGCAGCGCGGAACCCCCGGCTCTCCTGGCAGGCGCTGGACGAGGAGTAGTTGGGTTCGCGCGGTTTTTGAGAACGGTTGGTTGTGGGTTTGGCAGAACCGAACGAGAACGCATCAGGTATCAAATTACGCAGTCGCTCACAACCCAAACAGAACGACAATCAAAATGGAGTCGATTCAGCATCCGGTAGCGCGGAGCCTCCGTCCTCAACGAGCGAAGCGAGTAGGGCGGAGAGGAAGCGCGTTTGCGCACAGCTTAAGCCCATCCGGAACGTCCCCTGTGGTACTGCCAGCCTCGCACACGTCGGGGTTGGGAGGAGCCACGAGTAAACTGGCTCCTGTGGTGCGATTCCAACGCACCCGATACTCGGGAACGACGACCGCGAACGGGTTCGACTCCCGTCCCCACTGTTGGGGTAGAGCGCGAGAACACCGGGAATTAAATCGGCGGGACAATCCACCGGACGGGTCGAAGGCGGGCCTGAAAGCCCCCGCCCGGCCAGTGGACGGTAAGAGGAAGCCGGGCCGCGCCCATGCACGGGGTCGCGGGGCACAATGTCGTTTCGGCAAAGCCCCGCCCCGCAAGGAGTGACCGACCGCCGCAAGGCGCGAGGGAGCGAGTAGGGCGGGGTAGTTTACGCGCTTTCCGGCGCCGTGCTGATGCCGTTAATTTGGATGAACCTGAAGCTACAGTCCTCGCAGGTCCACTTCGTCTTCATGCCGAGGTGGAGCGTCGTCGCCGCTGTCCGCCAGAATCTCCGCTGCTCCCCACAACTTGGGCACGTCCGCTCGGTCTCAAGACTCATGGTTCAGTTTCTGATGGGTACGGTGTTGAAGATGTTGATTCCGCCGAGCGAGCCACCCACCGGCGTGGCAAGCTACTTGCCGCCGGCAGCCCAACTGTGGGCCATGTCCATTACGCTCTATGCACTGGACGGCTGTCCGTGGTGTGTGAAGGTCCACGACGCTCTCGAGGAACACGGCATCGAGTACGACACCATCTGGATGGAGGCGCTTCATTCCGACCGCGACGAGGTCGCTCGCGTCAGCAATCAGCGGGCGGTGCCCGTGCTCGTCGACGAGGACCACGGCGTCACGATGGGTGAGAGTGCGAACATTCTGGCGTATATCGAACACACCCTCGCGTGACCATCTACACCGGTCGCGGCGACGACGGCGAGACCGACCTCGCGAACGCCGACCGAGTGTCGAAGAGCGCCCACCGCATCGAGGCCTACGGCACCGTCGACGAGGCAAACGCCCTCGTGGGGCGAGCCCGGCCCACGGAGTACGACGACGTTGACACACAGCTGAAACAGATTCAGAACTGTCTCCACGTCGTGCAGGCGGACTTCGCCAACCCCGATGCCACTGCCGAGAGCCCGCGGGTCGACGACGACGACATCGAGGCGTTGGAGGGGTGGATCGACGAGGCCGATGAGGAACTCGAGCCCTTGACTTCCTTCATCCTTCCCGGCGGCGGCGACGCCGGCGCCCGACTCCACCAGGCGCGCGCAGTCACCCGACGCGCGGAGCGACGGGCGGTCGCCCTGCTCGAACACGAGGAGGCAAACGCGGCCGCGGTGCACTATCTGAACCGGCTCTCCGATTACCTGTTCACCGCCGCGCGGTTGGTGAATCAGCGCGACGGCATCCCCGAAGAGTCCCCAACCTACTGAGTTGGCGACAAGGATTTTGTCCCCCCGAACACAACACAGGGACATGACGAAGCATTTCGAGGACGCACGCTACTACTTGGGTCGGGCTGTCGAGCACGCGAAAGCCGGCGTGAAAGAGGAGCTCGAGCCTCTCGAGGACCGAGTCCGGAAGCTGACGGGGCGCGAAAAAGCGGAGGAACCCGTTCCCAGCCGGCTGGAGAGTATCCAGCAGGAACTCAAAGAGTTGGAACAGCGCGTCGAAGGCGAGACTAAGGAAGCGGTTCAGAACGCTCGCGGCCGGCTGCTCGCGTACCGAACGGACACCGAGGCAGCAGCAGAGTCGACCAACGACGAGTGAGACAGTACGCTTAAGTTCGCGGTTGCCCTTTCTCGGAGTAGAAGGGCTGGTGGTCTAGTTCGGTTATGACGGCTCCTTCACACGGAGCAGGCCCCAAGTTCAAATCTTGGCCAGCCCACTTCTGCCGCCGATACTCAGCTAGCAGCGGCTCCGACGTCCGAACTGGCTCCTCGGCAGCAGGACACCCTATTTTCATGTCCGTCCAAACCCCCGGATATGCCGACCAAATCAGGGAAAATTCTGCAGGTTCGTCACGGAGACGTCGCTCTCTGACCGGTTCGACGCATCCGATGGTGGTCGAGCCCCCAGTGTACGTGCCGTATCTGGCGCTGATTCCCGTCGACCGCCAGGAAATTCAGCATCCGGTAGCGCGGAGCCTCCGTCCTCAAGCGCGAGCCGAATGGCGAGCGGTAGGGCGAGGAAGCGCGTTTGCGCACACCTTAAGCCCATCCGGAACGTCCCCTGTGGCACTGCTGGCCTCGCACACGTCGGGGTTGGGAGGAGCCACCAGTAAACTGGCTCCTGTGGTGCGATTCCAACGCACCCGATACTCGGGAACGACGACCGCGAACGGGTTTTGACTCCCGTCCCTCGATTGAGGGTAGAGCGCGAGAACACCGGGAATTAAATCGGCGGGACAATCCACCAGACGGGTCGAAGGCGGGCCTGAAAGCCCCCGCCCGGCCAGTGGACGGTAATAAGAAGCCGGGCCGCGCCCATGCACGGGGGCGTGGGGCACAATGTCGATTCGGCAAAGCCCCGCCCTCAAGGAGTGACCGACCGTCGCAAGGCGCGAGGGAGCGAGTAGGGTGGGGTAGTTTACTCCAGGCCCTTCTGCGTTCACTTAGGAATCTGTCGCGAGCACGCGAGGGATGAGCGAGGCGTAGCCCCAGGCAGTGAGCAGACTCAACGAGAGCCCCCAGACGAGGTGGCTGATAAGGATGGGCACCGACAAATTCGGGATCGGGACCGGTATCTCGAGGAGTCGGAGCCAAATTGGCGCAACGACGCCAGCGGCAAGCAGCCAGAGCGTGACCGACCACGCGAGGCCGACAGCCACGTACGTGCTGAGCGTGTTGCGATACGTCTCCAGTGCAACCGAGAGGAAGCCGACGTAGACGAAACCGAAGACGACGCTGTGGAACTCGTGGGTGAGCCAGCCGACGAGGCTGTTTTCGATACCGTAGAACACGCCGATTGCACTCACCGAGCCACCGAGCAGTTCCGAGACGATGCCGTATGTAACGCCCGCGAGTAACGCCGCAACGGTGACGACGAGGAGATGTGGGACCGCTGGGCGGACGCCTGCCAGATCCAGCCGGCTTGGTTTCCACTCCTGTGTCGTCGTGGCGTCGCGTGGCAGTATCACCGAGACCATCGTTGTGCCGTCCCCCACGGCGGTTTCAATCGTCCCATTATAACTCTCAATCAGGAGCCGGACGATGTTCAGCCCGAACCCCGTCGTCGGGTCGTCGAAATCCCCGATATCGCCGGTTTCGAGGAGGTTCTGCTGTGATTCGGGGAGTCCCGGTCCGTCATTCGAGATACTGATGCGCACCGTCGAGGCCGTCGTCGTAACCGCGACCCTCGCCGTCGTTTCGGCGCCGTAGAGCACGGCATTTTCGAGTAGGTTGACGAAGACGTCCGAGAGTCGCTCGTTTGCACGCACCGCCACAGCGTCAGGAATCGGGCCAACTGCGATATCCGCCTCCGGATACTGCGCCGTAACCGTCTCGATTCCGTCGGTGAGTGCGGCCGCGAGATCGACTGGTGAGCCAGCCGAGGCGTCTCCGTGTGTGCTCCGAGTGAGGTAGCCCACCTCCTCAATCGTGTCCTGAATTATGCCCGCTCGATCCTCGATAACCGTCATCGCGTCCGGGTGCTCGGTCTGATTCAGCTGCGTATAGCCACGAATCGCGGCCACCGAGTTGAGAACATTGTGCCGGAGAATCCGGTTGAGCGTCACTATCCGATTCGTCTGCTGCTGCAGTTTCTTCCGTTGTCGACCGTTCCGCGCGGCATACAGTCCGGTGAGTGTCCCGCCGACGCTTCCACCGATGAGGAAGTTCGAGAGCGTGGTCTGGGAGCTAATCGTCGTTGCATCCGCAGGCGACGCCGTCGATCCAGCCAGCGTGAGCACAACGAGAACGGCCATCGTCCCGAGGCCGGCGACACACCACAACGCCGTGGTCCTGACGTAGGACGCCTCGATGTCGGCCACAGCGAGTGCGACGCCGAAGGCTGCAAGTCCCAAGCCCAGTGCAAGGGGGACAACACCCGCCAGGTAGAACCGGACAGGGTCCTCGGTTATCCCGAGGGTGACCGTGAACCTGGTCAGAAAGAACCCGATTCCGGCGATGATGAACCCACTGTAGTTGATCAGTCGTCCGGTCATCGATTACGGCCCTGTTTCGGGGTGCGGTTCGTCGTCGCGTTCCCGAAGCGAACCGGAGTCTGGCGTCCGACGGCCACAGTCAGGACCGGATTCGGGGAATAGGGCGGTG is a window of halophilic archaeon DL31 DNA encoding:
- a CDS encoding Agmatinase (KEGG: hvo:HVO_2299 agmatinase~PFAM: Ureohydrolase) — encoded protein: MGFPGAVADREHADYVLVGAPLDISTTFQPGTRFGPDRIRRFTQTYDDYDHRTGLFFSDLRVHDAADCRAWDDAPDYLDYLGGTLVDAVRDGAVPLTLGGEHTVTAAGVRATDPDVLVTLDAHLDLRDEYDGNPWSHASVCRRALDGDPEGAALGSVDGTADRLVVLGGRTGSPEEWERAEEADVTVVPPEDVAAWEPDFEGEDVYLSIDIDGADPSVAPGTGTMEPFGLSSREMRDVVRAVAPHAVGCDAVEVNDRDDGQAAALAGKLVKEFVYSHADSN
- a CDS encoding Translation initiation factor 5A (KEGG: hbo:Hbor_07140 translation initiation factor 5a precursor (eif-5a)~TIGRFAM: Translation elongation factor, IF5A~HAMAP: Translation initiation factor 5A) yields the protein MSKEQKQVRELQEGSYVMMEETPCKINAYSTAKPGKHGSAKARIEGEGVFDDQKRSLSQPVDAKVWVPIVERKGGQVVSVDGNDAQVMDLDTFETFTMRIPGDEELAPDDEIEYLEYEGQRKIV
- a CDS encoding Aminomethyltransferase (PFAM: Glycine cleavage T-protein, N-terminal; Glycine cleavage T-protein, C-terminal barrel~TIGRFAM: Glycine cleavage system T protein~HAMAP: Aminomethyltransferase~KEGG: hvo:HVO_2404 glycine cleavage system protein T) — its product is MALRQPPLASVHADRGAGFTDFGGWEMPVEFDSIRAEHTAVREAAGIFDVSHMGEIRVEGPDAATLMQRLTTNDVSALDPGDSQYACITTEEGVILDDTVVYRLPSDDDPDRTGGSGSEDPSFLFIPNAGHDEEMVQRWTTYRDDHDLDAAVENVTEEWAMFAVQGPEAPELVDDAASVDGGSATDLSKFEATWADVSGSECWVARTGYTGEDGFEVLCPWDAAEAVWSEFDCQPCGLGARDTLRMEYGFLLSGQDFHPEENPRTPYEAGVSFTVKLDTDFVGRDALAAQKERGVEESFTGIKLQERGVARHGYEVTRDGEVVGEITSGTMSPTLGEPIALGYLPSEYTDGDEVNVVIRGDEKRATVTSPPFIK
- a CDS encoding Glycine cleavage system H protein (TIGRFAM: Glycine cleavage H-protein, subgroup~HAMAP: Glycine cleavage H-protein~KEGG: htu:Htur_2055 glycine cleavage system H protein~PFAM: Glycine cleavage H-protein): MSFDVPDDRRYLESHEWVTADEPFRIGISDFAQDELGDVVFVELPDEGDTLSHDEAFGVVESIKAVSDLYAPVSGEVVAVNDDLHDQPELVNEDPYGDGWMLEIEPSDESEFEELLDADGYDDQIA
- a CDS encoding Glycine dehydrogenase (decarboxylating) (KEGG: hbo:Hbor_08360 glycine dehydrogenase (decarboxylating) alpha subunit~PFAM: Glycine cleavage system P-protein, N-terminal) produces the protein MKDGSPYAPHTNDETAAMLDAVGVADEETLFDIPEPVAFDGDFGIASRGEHELRRELSDLFANNDDLTEFLGRGHYEHYVPSVVDSLSKRSEYLTSYTQYQPEITQGFLQALFEYQSMLVELTGLSIANCSMYDAATALGEAAMLAKRVRSVEGDTLLVPDLLREGKRSVLENYVDGSELSIESYPTDGGTVDIGALEEIVDDDTLFVYAENPTLRGAIEPQLEAIGELADDVGAMFCLGSDPVALSVLQEPASVGADVVVGEAGVLGLSTAYGMGMGMFACKESLLRQVPGRLVGASEDAAGTRAYTLTLQTREQHIRKQRATSNICTNQAWVALRAAMHAAYLGADGLVELAEECVRLPNELAADLDAITGVRAPVDDQHHFREFVVGTDQPAQAVADDLEKEGFAVHVVNRHELQVCITDANAHAADDLVAAFEEVAA
- a CDS encoding Glycine cleavage system P-protein (PFAM: Glycine cleavage system P-protein, N-terminal~KEGG: hbo:Hbor_08350 glycine dehydrogenase (decarboxylating) subunit beta) gives rise to the protein MTENGPGGEESPTGPDGDREPRTYDQARYAVSAEENEPLLSKKKSETVEPDAGLPDDLTRDELTFPTPSEPELARHYTRLSQMNWSIESGPYPLGSCTMKYNPPVTEDVAADPNSLVHPDRSAESIQGNLELLAGLQDYLGRIGGMDAVTLQPPAGAAGEFTGIAVARAYHRANGEDRTEVLIPSSAHGTNFATAALAGYDVVELPSADDGRVDMEALEAAVGDDTAALMLTNPNTVGLFERDIEAIADMVHDAGGLLYYDGANLNALLGRARPGDMGFDIMHYNVHKTFATPHGGGGPGAGPVGVVEELEPYLPNPRVEETEDGYELVETEEAIENVHGYQGNWLVLVKAYAYIARLGDAGLSDASAKAVLNANYLAEQVDLEVPYGPFHHEFAATVGDESAADVAKRMLDFGVHPPTTNWPEMVPEAMLTEPTEVESKDSLDNLAAAFNSAMASTTEERHDAPSRTTARRIDQTSAARNPRLSWQALDEE
- a CDS encoding hypothetical protein (manually curated~KEGG: hla:Hlac_2156 hypothetical protein), giving the protein MSLETERTCPSCGEQRRFWRTAATTLHLGMKTKWTCEDCSFRFIQINGISTAPESA
- a CDS encoding glutaredoxin (KEGG: hbo:Hbor_08290 glutaredoxin-like protein~manually curated~PFAM: Glutaredoxin), coding for MSITLYALDGCPWCVKVHDALEEHGIEYDTIWMEALHSDRDEVARVSNQRAVPVLVDEDHGVTMGESANILAYIEHTLA
- a CDS encoding ATP/cobalamin adenosyltransferase (TIGRFAM: Adenosylcobalamin biosynthesis, ATP:cob(I)alamin adenosyltransferase, PduO-type, N-terminal~KEGG: hbo:Hbor_08280 ATP:cob(I)alamin adenosyltransferase~PFAM: Adenosylcobalamin biosynthesis, ATP:cob(I)alamin adenosyltransferase, EutT/PduO type), which encodes MTIYTGRGDDGETDLANADRVSKSAHRIEAYGTVDEANALVGRARPTEYDDVDTQLKQIQNCLHVVQADFANPDATAESPRVDDDDIEALEGWIDEADEELEPLTSFILPGGGDAGARLHQARAVTRRAERRAVALLEHEEANAAAVHYLNRLSDYLFTAARLVNQRDGIPEESPTY
- a CDS encoding hypothetical protein (KEGG: hla:Hlac_2350 hypothetical protein) encodes the protein MTKHFEDARYYLGRAVEHAKAGVKEELEPLEDRVRKLTGREKAEEPVPSRLESIQQELKELEQRVEGETKEAVQNARGRLLAYRTDTEAAAESTNDE
- a CDS encoding integral membrane sensor signal transduction histidine kinase (KEGG: hmu:Hmuk_1333 histidine kinase~PFAM: ATP-binding region, ATPase-like~SMART: ATP-binding region, ATPase-like), producing MTGRLINYSGFIIAGIGFFLTRFTVTLGITEDPVRFYLAGVVPLALGLGLAAFGVALAVADIEASYVRTTALWCVAGLGTMAVLVVLTLAGSTASPADATTISSQTTLSNFLIGGSVGGTLTGLYAARNGRQRKKLQQQTNRIVTLNRILRHNVLNSVAAIRGYTQLNQTEHPDAMTVIEDRAGIIQDTIEEVGYLTRSTHGDASAGSPVDLAAALTDGIETVTAQYPEADIAVGPIPDAVAVRANERLSDVFVNLLENAVLYGAETTARVAVTTTASTVRISISNDGPGLPESQQNLLETGDIGDFDDPTTGFGLNIVRLLIESYNGTIETAVGDGTTMVSVILPRDATTTQEWKPSRLDLAGVRPAVPHLLVVTVAALLAGVTYGIVSELLGGSVSAIGVFYGIENSLVGWLTHEFHSVVFGFVYVGFLSVALETYRNTLSTYVAVGLAWSVTLWLLAAGVVAPIWLRLLEIPVPIPNLSVPILISHLVWGLSLSLLTAWGYASLIPRVLATDS